AGGATCTCGAGCACCCCTTCCGCGAAGATCAGACCGTTCTTTTCGGTCTGGGCTTCGAGGATCTTGAAGATCAGCTCCTGCTTGCGCAGGCCGCTCGTGCCCTGGATGTTCAGCTCCTGCGACAGATGCAGGAGCTCGGACATGGTCTTTCCCTTGAGCTCGGTGAGCTCCATGGTCTGGGTCGGCGTCTGGGGCGGCGCCTGCGTCGGTATCTGTGTCGTCTCCATGGCGATGGTCGCCTCTGTGTCGCCCCGCGGCGCGCCGTGCATCACGTGCGCCCGAGGCGTGGGCCGTGGGAGCGGGTCACTGACCCGCGGGCCGTGTGAGTGTTGGTGTGCGGAGCGGGTTGAGCTGAACGATTCCTCGAACGGAATCCGATTGGAACCCGTGGAGCCGCGATGCCGGACGGCTGAGAGTCGGGGAAACCTGGTAGCGCGGACCCTTGGGGGTGGGTGAAACTCGGTCCAGATCTGTGGAGTATCTGCGGACCTGGCGAACGCAAGATTAGTGACGGGGCACCTTCCTGTCAAGAGCTCGGCGCCGCTGCGCGCGAAGATCGTGCGCCGCGCTTTTGAAAGCCGTGCGGAATGCCGCCGCGGCGAGTGGGCGAATTCCCCCGCGCTCTTCCGTCACCGACTTCGTGCGCGCCAATCCTGCGCGCGGTGCGGCTCGGCGCCGCGCCCGTCCGTGGCACATCGCTTGCGGTTCTTCCGCGGGGAAGGATGGCGGGGCCCCTGAGGGGCCGTGTCCTGCCGATGAGCCTGCGCAACCTCCACCGCGGCTCCTCTTCCCGCCACCTCAAGAGCAACCGAACGGCCTGGGCGCCAGTGCCCGGGCCTTGCTCTTTGAGGCGGACGCTCAGCGCCGATCGACCGCGATTCGCGCAGCCGCGCACTCCAGCGTGATGCGATGGAGCGCCACGAGTCCCTGCTGGTCGAGCCACGGCCCGACGTAGCCTCCGGCCACGACGAACGCGATCGGCACACCGCGGCTGGCGCTCCACTCGAAGACCAGACGCTCGCGGGCTTCCAGCATCGGAACGTCGATCCCCGAAAGGCCCCCGGTCGTGCACAGCTCGCAAGGGTCCATCCCGGCGTTGTAGAGGCACAGATCCCAGGTCTGTCCTTCACGGTCGATCTCCGCCAGCTGGTCGCGAATGGTGGGAAGGTACTCCGCCGCATCCGCCACCATCGTGAGCCGCAATCGGCCACCGTCCGAATACGCGTCGAAGGCCGCCACCGACACATCCTCCTGCCCGATGCGCGGCTCGCCACGAATGAGCGACGCCGTGCCGCCGCCGCAGTGCGCATCGAGGTCCAGGATCAGAACGGAGCGCGCGCCAAGCGCGAGAGCTTCATGGGCGGCAATCACCAAACCGTTGAAGGTGCAGAACCCCGTTCCGCTGTCGCGACGTGCATGATGGAGGCCGCTCGAGAGCGACCCCGCCACGCCGCCTTCGAGGGCGGCGCGGACCGCGGCGACCACGCCGCCGTTGCTGGCCAGCACCATCGGCCAAAAGCCGGGATCCCACACGAAGCCCTGGGACTGCGCCAGCGCGCGAGGCGCTCCGGTCTCGACCGCCCGCACGTAGGCCGGATCGTGAACCGCGCACAGCTGCTCGCGCGTGAGAGGAAGGGGTTCCTCGAGACGGACCCCGGCGATTGGATCATGCTTCAGCGACTCGGCGATCCACGTGGCCTTGCGCGTGGTGTCGAACGCATGGGCGGAGAGCGTGTACGCCGGACTGTAGTAAACCGGAATCACGCTCGCTCCCCGATGCTTCAGGAGCCGGCGCGGCGCACGACGACGGAGTCGGGCTCGTAGCGCACCAGCACACCGTCCGGCGGAGGCTTGATGGGACGAATCGCGGCCCGCCGGTGGCCGCCCGCCTGCAGAGGCCCGGGAAGCCGCCATGTCGCCTGAACGTCGGCGAAGGCGCGGTCCATCAGCCGGCGCGGCGTGGTGATGACGGCCGTCACGCGCGCGGGCTCGAAAGAAAGGCTCGTCTCTTCGTCCGGCGCCTGCACCGCCACCGTGAAGCGGCGGGTGATTCCCGGCTCGAGAGGAATGCCGACCTCGACGTGATCGGGCATCATCGAGCACCAGTCGGGCAGCGACTGGGGCGCCACCGCGAGCATGAGCGTGTCGCGGCGCCCGGTGAGCGACACCGGCTGGAGATGCACGCTGTCGAGCGTCGCCAGCGCCGTCGCCGGCCCCGAGACCATGACGCGCGCCGGCCGGAGGTTCACCGTTCCGTCCCAGAGCGCCGACGGCGTGCCCTCCACCCGCACGGCCACCGGCACCTTTACCGTCGTGCGGCGATCGATGTCGAGCTCGAGGGTTCGCGGACTGACCAGGCGGTCGAGCTGCAGATGGACACCTTCGGGAATCGGCAGATCCTCCGCCCCGAGCGCGCGCTCGAAGTGGCCGACGTTCACGCCCGCCAGCGACACCTTGACCGGCGGCTCGGTGACGCGCAGCCGGATCAGCTGCTTGGCAGTGCCGCGAAGCTCGGCCTGAACGGCAGAGGGCGCCGGGCCATAGAGCGAGAGCGAGTCCGGCAGGTCGGTGATCATGATCGGGAATGTGACCAGCATCGTCGCCGGGCGATCGGTATACACGTTGAGATACACGACCACCGCCAGGAGCAGCGCCACGAGCTTGAGCCCGAGATTGTCGAACAGGATGCTCCGGAGCAGGTTCATCAGCGCTCCCCGGCGTCCGGAGCGCTGTCGAGAGCCTCTTCACCCGCTCCTTCGTCGCCTTCGCCCGGCGTGCGCAGCCCGTGCTTCTCCATCCGCGAGTAGAGCGTGCGGCGCGTGAGCCCGAGCAGTCGCGCCGCCTGGCTCTTGTTGCCGCGCGCCAGCTCGAGCGCCTGGAGGATCAGCTCGCGCTCCAGCTCCTCGAGCGAGAGGCCCTCCGGCGGGATCCGCGGCACCCAGGCGCGGCTCCCTCCCATGAGCTCCGGACGCGCGAAGGAGAGATGATCGGGACGGATGGGATCGGCGCCGGCGAGGATCAGCGCCCGCTCGAGCGTGTACTCCAGCTCGCGAACGTTTCCGGGAAAGGGGTAGCGCTGGAGCGCGGCCAGGGATTCAGGCGTCAGCTTCTCGATCGACGCGCCCTGTCGCGTCAGGAAGTAACCCGCCAGGCGCTCCACGTCTCCGGGGCGTTCCCGCAGTGGCGGCAGCGCGATCGGGAAGACGTTGAGGCGGAAGAACAGGTCCTCGCGAAATTGCCGGTCGCGCACCATCTGCTCGAGCTCCCGATTCGTGGCGGCGACGATCCGCGCGTCCACCCGCACCGGCTGGCTCCCGCCGACGCGATAGAAGGTCTTCTCCTCGATCGCCTGCAGCAGCTTGACCTGCAGCGCCAGAGGCACTTCGCCGATCTCGTCCAGGAACAACGTGCCGTGGTCCGCGTCCTCGAAGCGTCCTGGCTTCTGACGCACCGCTCCGGTGAACGCGCCTCTTTCGTGCCCGAAGAGCTCGCTCTCGAGCAGCGCTTCGGGCAGCGCGCCGCAGTTCACCTTGACCCAAGGACCGGCGGCGCGTCCGCTCGAGAAGTGAAGCGCTCGCGCGAACAGGTCCTTGCCCGTTCCGCTCTCCCCGCGCAGCAGCACCGTGGACGACGTCGGCGCGACGCGCTCGGCGAGCGCCACCGCCTGGCGGAGCGCCGGGGATTCTCCGATCACGGTGGTGAGCCCGCGACGCAGCGAATCGACCGTGCCTTCCAGACGGCGATTCTCGGACTTCAGGTCTTCCTCGCGTCCGAGCCGCTCGAGGATGCGCGCCAGCTCGTCGCGGAACTCCCCCTCTTTGTCGACGTAGTCGTACGCGCCCTCCTTGAGGGCGCGTCGCGCGGTGTCGATCGTGGCGTAGGCCGTCATCAGCACCACGTGGATCGATGGCCAGCGCCG
The Candidatus Eisenbacteria bacterium DNA segment above includes these coding regions:
- a CDS encoding sigma-54 dependent transcriptional regulator; translation: MRVLVVDDEIKNAELTALELEDAGHEVQFVNGGKPALNRLAAAPFDAVITDLRMPPPDGLALLAEVRRRWPSIHVVLMTAYATIDTARRALKEGAYDYVDKEGEFRDELARILERLGREEDLKSENRRLEGTVDSLRRGLTTVIGESPALRQAVALAERVAPTSSTVLLRGESGTGKDLFARALHFSSGRAAGPWVKVNCGALPEALLESELFGHERGAFTGAVRQKPGRFEDADHGTLFLDEIGEVPLALQVKLLQAIEEKTFYRVGGSQPVRVDARIVAATNRELEQMVRDRQFREDLFFRLNVFPIALPPLRERPGDVERLAGYFLTRQGASIEKLTPESLAALQRYPFPGNVRELEYTLERALILAGADPIRPDHLSFARPELMGGSRAWVPRIPPEGLSLEELERELILQALELARGNKSQAARLLGLTRRTLYSRMEKHGLRTPGEGDEGAGEEALDSAPDAGER